Below is a genomic region from Acidobacteriota bacterium.
CTGATTGACTCGACAGCGGGCCAGGAGCGGATAACCATCGACACGGCTGGTAACATGGGCATCGGCACGCCCGCGCCCACGAGTAAGTTGGAAGTGAGTGGCGGCGACATCCGAGTGAGTGGCGGCGGCAAGTTCATCGGCGACGGCTCACTGCTGACCAACCTGCCCGGCGGCGGTGGAGCGGCGACAGATGTCATCTGCCCCGCGCCCTGCATCGCGTCATCTGAAATTGTGGACGCAACCATCGTCAACGCCGACATCAACGCGGCGGCGGCGATTGATCCTACCAAGATCGCAGGCACGGCGGCCACGCTGGGGGCCAACAGCTTCACCGGCGCGCAGAGCATCACCGGCAACCTGGCGATCACTGGCGGCAATCTGGCCCTGCCCGTCACTGCCGCTGGCGGTACGAGTGGCGTGATCACGCTGGGGGGTAGCCCGTTCCTCCATTCCGGAGGAGGCGCGGGAAATACGTTTGTCGGGCCCAACGCAGGCAATCCTGCGGTGAGTGGCGGGAATAACATTGGGTTAGGCGCTAATACGTTGGCTGCCAACACCACTGGGGGTGGCAATACCGCGCTGGGACATGGAGCCATGCTGGCCAACACGACAGGCGCCGAAAACACGGCGGTCGGAACGACAGCGTTGGATGACAACATCGGTGGCGCATTCAACGTGGCGCTGGGCGGCGGCAGCATGGGTACGAATACGAGCGGGAGCAACAACGTGGCCGTGGGTCATAACTCGCTGTTGGGAAACACGGCTGGCACGGAGAACACCGCGGTGGGAGCGCGATCCCTGCAGACTGGGAATGCGAGCGCCAATACGGCCGTAGGGTACTTCTCCTTGAATGGCAATACTATCGGCACAGGGAACGCAGCTCTGGGTTGGAAAGCGCTCAACACCAACAGCACCGGCTCCGAAAACACGGCCAGCGGCACTAGTGCGCTCAACTCCAACAGCACCGGCGGTAATAACTCGGCATTGGGATACCTATCCGGTGTCAGCCTTGTTTCCGCAAACGCCAACACCAGTGGCTCCAATAATACGTTCATTGGAACTTTCTCCGGGCCGGGAGTTCCGAGCGCATCGAGTCTTCAGAACGCCACTGCCATTGGCGCTAACGCGGTGGTCTCGGCCAACAACGCGCTGGTGCTGGGCAGCATCAACGGGGTCAACAACGCAATTTCTGTAGTGAATGTGGGCATCGGGACGGCCACGCCAGGGGCGCCGCTCGACGTGGTCGGATCGGGTTTCCTGGTAGGGCGCTTCCGCAACAACGCTACCTCCGGGGACCGCACCGCGCTGGTGGATATCCAGAATGGCGACGGAGTCCTGTGGAGGCAGGGTGTGGGCGGCACGGGAAACGGATTTGGTCTGACCAATGGGCAATTTTACATAGAAAGAGGCGGGTTCAGCGTACCGCTGGTCATTGACACCGCGGGCCGGGTGGGCCTCGGCGTGTTCAATCCAGGTTATAGGCTGGACGTGCAGGGCGGACAGATCAATGCCTCGGGCGGGCTGTGCATCGCGGGCGACTGCAAAACAACGTGGCCCGCCGGTGGCGGCAGCGTCACGAGCATTACGGCGGGCACGGGCCTGAGCGCGTCACCCGGCAGTCCCATCACCACCACCGGCACTCTCAGCTTTGATCAAACTTATGGCGACGGTCGCTACGCCCAACTGGGGGCGGCCAACAGCTTCACTGCGGCTCAGAGTGTCAGCACCGGCTCCGGGATTGCCCTTAGCATAACGAACACCGCCGGCAGCGGGACCACCTACGGCGTCTACGGCCAGAGCTTCAGCGCCAGCGGCTACGGGGGAATGTTTTGGAACAACAACGCCAGCGGAACCAGTTTGGCCGCCCAGAACAGTGCTGGTACTGAAATATTCACCGTGAAGGCTTCCGGCAGTGTCGGCATCGGCACGGCGAGCCCGGTCAGCCGTTTGACCGTCAACGGGGGGGGGATGGCAATATCAACATCGGCAACATGGGCTGCGGCGCGCCATTTGTCGGCATCACCTTCCTCAATGCTCCCAGCGGCTGCCTCAACTACAACGTCATGGGGGATGGCCCCTCGCTCTACCTGAACCGTGTCACCGGGGGCGCTATGGTCTTTCGCGAAAACAACGTGAACCAGATGGCCATCCTGTCCGGCGGCAACGTGGGGATCGGGACCGCGGCCCCCGTCGAGCGCTTGCATGTGGCGGGGAACATCCGCGTAAACGGATGTATCGGAGACGCCGCGGTGGTGATCGGAGGAGTTTGCATATCCGATATACGATACAAGAAGAACATCGAGCCGTTGACGGCCTCGCTCGCGAAGATAGCGGCGTTGCGGCCGGTAACGTATAACTGGCGCGCCGAGGAGTTTCCTGAGAAGCACTTCGGCCCGGCGCGCAGCTTCGGGCTGATCGCGCAGGAAGTGGAGCAGGTGCTGCCGGAGATGGTGGTCACCGACGAACAGGGCTACAAGGCGGTCAACTACTCGCAACTGCCGCTTTATTCCATCCAGGCCATCAAGGAGCTGAAGACGGAGAACGACGCGTTGAAGGCCCGAGCTGACGCCCAGCAGATGGAGATTGAGCAATTAAAGGGCATCATCGAGCAACGCCTGGGTGTGCAGGTGTCAAAGGCGGGGAATCGGCAGTAGGGACGAAAACAGAGCTGCGCCCGCGACGCGGCAGCGCCGCCCGCGTGAGCCAGCGGTGGCTGGTTTTCTTCTGCAGGCAGATCGTTTCTTAGGCAGGTAAATCCCTGCCGTGTGGGAAAACCAACCACCGCTCCCTGACGGTCGCGGCTCTGTTCGCTCAATCTGCGGCGTACTCGTTGCGGAAGCGAACGATGAGAGCGAACTGCGCTGGCGGATTTTAGATCCCGCATTCCATACGCCGCGTCTTCTTTCTGAGTGGGCTTTTGATCTTGGCTGGTGGAATTGGTCCGTGATTCAGTTTAAGAATGGCCCGCGCGGGAAAAGCCCACGGTGAGAAAACCGCTCACCGTGGCTACCAGTGCTGATCCGCACAGCGACTGGGCGTGCAGGTGAGCAATGGCGGTGAGCAGTCACAGAGCCGCGCGCCCACGGCAGGCCGGGGCAGGCTGGGATGTTCCATCGCGGCACTGTCACGCGACACCGTTTACCGCGCGGGGAGTGGGCGTTAGTCAATGGGGGAAATTTGGAATCTTTGGGCGCTGCCGCGCATGCTGATTAGTTGGAAAATTTGGATGCTGTGGGATTTGTGGGCAGAGTGGTCAGGTTGGCGCTCCGAGAATTTGGTCAAGTTGGTCGATTTGGATTATTTGACGCGCGAGACAGGTGCGAAGCGGCGGGAAAGTTGATCTGAAGTTCCCCCCGAACCCCCAATCCTCAACCCCGAAACCCCAACCCCGAATCCCCAGTTTGTCAATCTGGTCAGAGTGGTCAGAACCGTGAACGTTTGCACTTTGGGCAGGACCGCGAATTCCGCAAATTTTGTTGCGGCGTTTGAACGCGAGTTTCGGTCCAATTTTTACCTGCGAACGGGTAATCGCTTTCATCGAAATTCTGATCGCGCCAAGGACGTCCAAGTTTCCCGAACCGCGAGTCCCCAACCTCGTACCTCCCCGTGCCGCAAAAGAGACAAAGCGGGGCGGGTGTCAAAATCCCGCTAATATTTTCCGCGCTCTGGCATATCGTTAATGCATTCCACTGATTTTTTGGGGGCGGGATCGCTATGACATTTGGCCTGGGTTCGGAAGAGGGTGCGGGCAAAAGCGCGCTGCGGTTTTCCATTGATGACGAGCCGCGCAACGGCGCGCGCATCAAGGTGGTGGGCGTGGGCGGAGGCGGCTGCAACGCGGTCAATCGCATGATTGACGCGGGCTTGCACGGGGTCCAGTACATCGTCGCCAACACGGATCAGCAAGCGCTGCAACACTCCCAGGCGCAGGTGAAAATTCAGATCGGCGCCAAGCTCACGCAGGGACTCGGCGCGGGCGCGGACCCGGAGATCGGGCGGCGCGCGGCGCTGGAAGACACCGACAAGTTGATCGAGGCGCTCGAAGGCGCTGACATGGTTTTTGTAACCACGGGACTCGGCGGCGGCACCGGCACCGGTGCGGCGCCGATCGTGGCGTCGCTGGCCAGTGAACTCGGGGCTCTCACGGTTGCCGTCGTCACCAAGCCATTTCAGTTTGAAGGACGCCGCCGCCAGCAGCAGGCCGAGGCCGGCCTCGCCGAGCTGGCCGAGAGCGTCGACACCATCATCACCATCCCCAATGAACGCCTGCTCCAGATGGAGAAGAACACCGGCTTCTTCGATGCTTTCCGCCTCGCCGACGACGTGCTGCGCCAGGCCGTGCAAGGCATCAGCGACATCATTCTCATACCCGGTATCATCAACCGCGACTTCGCCGACGTGAAGACCATCATGCACGGCATGGGCTACGCGGTGATGGGCAGCGCCATTGCCAGCGGCCCGAATCGCGCCGCCGAAG
It encodes:
- a CDS encoding tail fiber domain-containing protein, yielding MGCGAPFVGITFLNAPSGCLNYNVMGDGPSLYLNRVTGGAMVFRENNVNQMAILSGGNVGIGTAAPVERLHVAGNIRVNGCIGDAAVVIGGVCISDIRYKKNIEPLTASLAKIAALRPVTYNWRAEEFPEKHFGPARSFGLIAQEVEQVLPEMVVTDEQGYKAVNYSQLPLYSIQAIKELKTENDALKARADAQQMEIEQLKGIIEQRLGVQVSKAGNRQ
- the ftsZ gene encoding cell division protein FtsZ; its protein translation is MTFGLGSEEGAGKSALRFSIDDEPRNGARIKVVGVGGGGCNAVNRMIDAGLHGVQYIVANTDQQALQHSQAQVKIQIGAKLTQGLGAGADPEIGRRAALEDTDKLIEALEGADMVFVTTGLGGGTGTGAAPIVASLASELGALTVAVVTKPFQFEGRRRQQQAEAGLAELAESVDTIITIPNERLLQMEKNTGFFDAFRLADDVLRQAVQGISDIILIPGIINRDFADVKTIMHGMGYAVMGSAIASGPNRAAEAAQMAISSPLLEDASINGARGILINITGSSNLGLQEVNAASSIIHQAAHEDANIIFGAVLDESMKDHVKITIIATGFKPEGVRPRRRQEEVAQSGFQGVPSIPVSALVGRPTYAESVPAYAAPVASPVAAYAPADRNYAPVARAASYAQSDPARQASKEPTVWQGITPSSAPTPAPQTAAAPAPRRDDLEIPAFLRQRSNTSMR